Proteins encoded within one genomic window of Bacillus sp. F19:
- a CDS encoding GHKL domain-containing protein, whose protein sequence is MTAILGTVHLQALVMNLPWKTPVYYTSLLALGIVYFLYRKSTLNLSALEVKWHIYLFLMQMILITLYIADLPFLIELVPFLIFIGLEAVRQTGSKKLHTLSHELQQFEEQRNHMNETFRIVRSERHDFLKHVSAVHFLLENGKNKEAKGYLDELVGGYEETNLSIKGERGIVAGALHQMYKRAHAAGISIVYDLDLPLSSLPFSDHNIVTLIGNLLSNSINASKEWQKAHKEQAQISLQFYKKSGLYILICKNTAMPIPNDILDQLYEIYGITTKSDGHVGLGTKIIHDIVNEHQGYLDFVYKEEEFTVKIKIPAIR, encoded by the coding sequence ATGACTGCTATCCTTGGAACGGTTCATCTTCAGGCTTTGGTCATGAATCTGCCTTGGAAAACGCCCGTTTATTATACTAGTTTACTAGCCTTAGGAATCGTTTATTTTCTTTATAGAAAATCCACTTTGAACCTTAGTGCACTGGAAGTAAAATGGCATATATATTTATTCTTAATGCAAATGATACTCATTACCCTCTATATAGCGGATCTGCCTTTTTTAATAGAGCTCGTCCCTTTTCTGATTTTTATCGGTCTAGAAGCGGTTCGGCAAACCGGTTCAAAGAAACTGCACACTTTATCTCACGAGCTTCAGCAGTTTGAAGAACAGCGGAATCACATGAATGAAACGTTCAGAATTGTCCGAAGCGAACGGCATGATTTTCTTAAACATGTTTCTGCTGTTCATTTCCTGCTTGAAAACGGCAAAAATAAGGAAGCGAAAGGCTATTTGGATGAATTAGTTGGCGGATATGAAGAAACGAACCTCTCGATTAAAGGAGAACGGGGAATTGTGGCTGGAGCCCTGCACCAGATGTATAAGCGTGCTCATGCGGCCGGCATTTCCATTGTCTATGATCTCGACCTCCCTTTATCTTCCCTGCCGTTTTCAGACCATAACATCGTGACTTTGATTGGCAATCTTCTATCCAATAGCATTAATGCAAGCAAAGAATGGCAAAAGGCACATAAAGAACAGGCACAGATCTCCCTGCAATTTTACAAAAAAAGCGGTCTTTACATACTCATATGCAAAAATACCGCCATGCCAATTCCAAACGATATTCTAGATCAATTGTATGAAATATACGGGATCACGACAAAATCAGACGGACATGTTGGTCTCGGCACGAAAATCATTCATGATATCGTGAACGAGCATCAGGGATATTTAGATTTTGTTTATAAAGAAGAGGAATTTACGGTGAAGATCAAGATTCCTGCAATCAGATAA